Proteins co-encoded in one Candidatus Korarchaeota archaeon NZ13-K genomic window:
- a CDS encoding phosphoribosyltransferase — protein MIMEFLNVSPEDALVHAQRIAKKVVESGYKPDVIVAILRGGVVLARLLSDLLNVREIKMMRVIHYDALESKKVAEIVDPVNCRLDGLRVLLVDDVADTGESLILARNHVLERGAAEVRVATMHYKPWSKLKPDYYSEETEAWVVYFWEYAETVNYFMKKFSDRGKDYVLDLIRRAGIPDEIVRWVLGNEGHLR, from the coding sequence GTGATCATGGAATTCCTGAATGTGAGCCCCGAGGATGCCCTCGTTCACGCCCAAAGAATAGCTAAAAAGGTTGTGGAATCGGGATACAAGCCGGACGTGATAGTGGCCATACTGAGAGGAGGCGTTGTGCTGGCCAGACTGCTCAGTGACTTACTTAATGTTAGGGAGATAAAAATGATGAGAGTTATTCATTATGATGCTTTGGAATCAAAGAAAGTTGCGGAAATAGTTGACCCTGTGAATTGTAGGCTCGACGGTCTGCGAGTGCTCCTAGTGGATGACGTCGCTGACACGGGGGAGAGCCTGATCCTAGCTAGGAATCACGTGCTCGAGAGGGGGGCGGCCGAGGTCAGGGTGGCAACCATGCACTACAAGCCCTGGAGCAAGCTCAAGCCGGACTACTACTCCGAGGAAACAGAAGCCTGGGTTGTTTATTTCTGGGAGTATGCCGAGACAGTGAACTACTTCATGAAGAAGTTCTCCGACAGAGGCAAGGATTACGTCTTAGATCTCATCAGGAGGGCCGGGATACCGGATGAGATAGTCAGGTGGGTGCTCGGGAATGAGGGGCATTTACGATAA
- a CDS encoding HesA/MoeB/ThiF family protein translates to MSRYERQLMLIGEEGQRRLRGSRVAVVGAGGIGSPLSLYLVSAGVNLRIIDGDVVSLNNLHRQIIYGEEDIGLPKALVAEREIRRRNSDVEVEGVPERLSEDNVDSLLKGVDLVMDASDNFKTRYIINDYCVRKSIPFVYSAINGFYFATSFIIPKKTACLRCLFPHVEDSGPVPVIGMTPAAVASIAAAEAIKYLAGLEVTLAGKLLIGDLKSMEFTTIRVSKNKNCPVCGE, encoded by the coding sequence ATGTCACGCTACGAAAGGCAGCTGATGCTGATAGGTGAGGAGGGCCAGAGGAGGCTCAGAGGGTCGCGAGTGGCTGTCGTCGGAGCTGGGGGAATAGGCTCTCCCCTCTCCCTCTACCTAGTCTCAGCTGGTGTCAATCTGAGGATAATAGACGGAGATGTCGTCAGCCTCAACAATCTCCATAGGCAAATAATTTATGGGGAGGAAGACATAGGGCTTCCAAAGGCCCTAGTCGCGGAGAGGGAGATCAGAAGGAGGAACTCCGACGTCGAGGTTGAGGGTGTGCCTGAGAGGCTGAGCGAGGACAACGTGGATAGCTTACTGAAGGGCGTGGACTTGGTGATGGATGCATCAGATAATTTCAAGACCAGGTACATAATAAACGATTATTGCGTGAGAAAAAGCATACCATTTGTTTATTCTGCGATAAACGGGTTCTACTTTGCCACATCGTTCATAATACCTAAGAAGACAGCATGCCTGAGGTGCCTATTCCCCCACGTGGAGGACTCAGGCCCTGTGCCCGTGATCGGGATGACGCCCGCTGCTGTGGCCTCGATAGCCGCTGCTGAAGCGATAAAGTATTTAGCAGGATTGGAGGTTACACTTGCAGGAAAATTACTCATTGGTGACCTGAAAAGTATGGAATTCACCACAATAAGGGTAAGTAAGAATAAAAACTGCCCTGTGTGTGGCGAGTGA
- a CDS encoding glycine--tRNA ligase, producing MRGIYDKVVDLASRRGFFWPSAKEVYSDSPAGFYVYGPLGVRMKEKLISLWRREIVLREGVNEIETPNILPIKVFEASGHLEHFFDKLIECKRCHSKFRIDKLLEESLAIEENLEGLPDDELLRMILDNGVRCPNCGSTEWGDLKDFNLMFTLAVGAEAEEPNAALRPETTQGSVVEFRRTFMVMRGKLPFALGQVGRVFRNEISPRRALIRMREFQQLEVQIFFDPENPDDVYMEKLKPHLGYKLRFLRREDRASGRISEISAEEALSSGYTVNGLITYWLVLYQRFFNETLGFPLERLRYRELIEGEKAHYSLVHWDLEVYTEDLGWVELVNNAYRTDYDLSGHMRVSGVDLRITDPETGRKFLPHMYEPSIGVDRVIFHELMLAYREDEERVWLQLPRNLAPIEVGVFPLMKRDELPERAKEIYLDLINEGIIAFYDDSGTIGRRYRRMDEIGTPLCVTVDYQTLEDNTVTLRDRDTMKQVRVGVGELVGKVRRFLNTNLSIEEL from the coding sequence ATGAGGGGCATTTACGATAAGGTGGTGGACCTCGCGAGCAGAAGAGGCTTCTTCTGGCCTTCCGCCAAGGAGGTTTATTCAGATTCCCCCGCGGGTTTCTACGTCTACGGCCCCCTCGGGGTCAGGATGAAGGAGAAGCTGATATCCCTATGGAGGAGGGAGATAGTACTGAGAGAAGGAGTCAATGAAATAGAAACTCCCAACATTCTACCGATAAAAGTTTTCGAAGCATCCGGTCACCTAGAGCACTTTTTCGATAAATTAATAGAGTGCAAGAGGTGCCACTCCAAGTTCAGGATAGACAAATTGTTAGAGGAATCCTTAGCTATCGAGGAGAACCTAGAGGGACTTCCGGATGATGAGCTCCTGAGGATGATCCTCGATAACGGCGTGAGATGCCCCAACTGCGGTTCCACTGAATGGGGGGATCTGAAGGACTTCAACCTGATGTTCACGCTGGCCGTTGGGGCCGAGGCCGAGGAGCCCAACGCCGCTCTCAGGCCCGAAACGACTCAGGGTAGCGTGGTAGAGTTCAGGAGGACCTTCATGGTCATGAGGGGGAAACTCCCGTTCGCATTGGGTCAGGTTGGAAGGGTCTTCAGGAACGAGATCTCCCCAAGGAGGGCACTCATAAGGATGAGGGAGTTCCAGCAGCTTGAGGTGCAGATATTCTTCGATCCAGAGAATCCCGATGATGTGTACATGGAGAAGCTGAAGCCCCATCTGGGTTACAAGCTGAGGTTCCTCAGGAGGGAGGATAGGGCCTCCGGTAGGATATCCGAGATCTCGGCGGAGGAGGCCCTGAGCAGCGGATACACCGTCAATGGCCTTATAACCTACTGGCTCGTCCTCTACCAGAGGTTCTTCAACGAAACCTTGGGCTTCCCACTGGAGAGGTTGAGGTACAGGGAGCTGATTGAAGGGGAGAAGGCCCATTACTCGCTGGTTCACTGGGATTTAGAGGTATACACCGAGGACCTGGGATGGGTTGAGCTTGTGAACAATGCCTACAGGACGGACTACGACCTCTCGGGTCACATGAGGGTCTCTGGAGTAGATCTGAGGATAACTGATCCGGAGACCGGCAGGAAGTTCCTGCCGCACATGTATGAACCATCCATAGGCGTGGATAGGGTGATCTTCCATGAGCTCATGCTGGCTTACAGGGAGGATGAGGAGAGGGTCTGGCTTCAGCTCCCGAGGAACCTGGCGCCCATAGAGGTCGGCGTCTTCCCCCTCATGAAGAGGGATGAGCTCCCCGAGAGGGCCAAGGAGATATATCTGGATCTGATAAATGAGGGTATAATCGCCTTCTACGACGACTCCGGGACAATAGGTAGGAGGTACAGGAGGATGGATGAGATAGGAACACCTCTATGCGTCACAGTCGATTACCAGACGCTTGAAGATAACACGGTGACCCTCAGGGACAGGGACACGATGAAGCAGGTGAGGGTTGGGGTAGGGGAGTTGGTCGGGAAGGTCAGGAGGTTCCTCAACACCAACCTCAGCATAGAGGAGCTTTGA
- a CDS encoding nucleotide pyrophosphohydrolase, translated as MRISEAQKLIREIYGERDSKRGVPGTSLHLVEEIGELFRAIRSNDSESIENELADSLAWLISVSDLLGVDLERAFLRKYERGCPKCSSIPCKCPEV; from the coding sequence ATGAGGATAAGTGAGGCCCAGAAGCTCATCAGGGAGATATACGGGGAGAGGGATTCGAAGAGGGGGGTTCCGGGAACGTCACTCCATCTGGTAGAGGAAATTGGGGAATTATTCAGGGCGATAAGGAGCAATGACAGTGAAAGTATTGAGAATGAGCTAGCAGATTCTTTGGCATGGCTCATAAGCGTTTCAGATCTTCTCGGGGTGGATCTAGAGAGGGCCTTCCTGCGGAAGTACGAGAGGGGTTGCCCTAAGTGCTCCTCCATCCCCTGCAAGTGCCCGGAGGTGTGA
- a CDS encoding DUF2070 family protein produces MDVSKMRSKDLFSLPGLKWAILFISAGILSPILLIYAIKGTLMPREHLIVYIIIPVASTLSLYGGERYLDLRRALWASNFISFPLVIDAFLRTLGAPPYSMSYTVVFLASLISGAMTSSLRARSLPFIISILILASEPSVNVFLSVLASFISFYLLRSIIGEIGHQFLGLRGFGVVRVLADLLLGESRELEEVLEGRCEKGRVSFDLLSLDGISILITDVHPGPFRFGSYDLPFRILEELDSLGYGSIFLRRACSHERDLPSRESVERLLMEISSCHQAHGCCIGKLVYERSDHFEVTAQRICDFIMFTVSGNPIRSFEDIPKNFEIILSRLLGMSTPIVDRHDSLLEEWYVRALPGTDLGEELTDVLLKAGRIAITSECYREVLVGFSRSNPGWRSVGRGGMRALSISLGGEIVTYLSIDSNNMVPELRDLLHLNSVEGTRLIVCTTDTHETLSTKLTYNALGSECGGDPDCLARMAEQIKDLVRESMRNMRSAEVRHCRGSLELPLLGEENLASLASLMRFSSIARRLLLISFLPQLLVLLILFFLF; encoded by the coding sequence TTGGACGTCTCCAAAATGAGGAGTAAAGATCTTTTCTCGCTTCCCGGACTGAAATGGGCCATACTATTTATCTCAGCCGGGATCCTGTCCCCTATATTACTCATTTACGCAATCAAAGGGACATTAATGCCACGAGAACACCTGATTGTCTACATCATTATTCCGGTGGCATCGACGCTCTCTCTCTACGGAGGGGAGAGGTACTTGGATCTCAGGAGGGCCCTTTGGGCCTCCAATTTCATCTCATTTCCCCTGGTAATTGATGCCTTTCTAAGGACCTTGGGAGCCCCCCCATATTCAATGAGTTACACAGTGGTCTTCCTGGCATCTCTCATCTCCGGGGCCATGACCAGCAGCCTTAGAGCCAGATCACTCCCCTTCATCATATCTATCCTTATTCTAGCATCGGAGCCTTCTGTGAACGTATTCCTCTCTGTATTGGCATCCTTCATCTCATTCTATCTTTTAAGGAGCATAATAGGTGAAATAGGCCACCAGTTCCTAGGGCTGAGGGGTTTCGGCGTCGTGAGGGTGCTGGCCGACCTGCTGCTGGGAGAGAGCAGGGAGCTGGAGGAAGTGCTGGAGGGGAGGTGTGAGAAGGGGAGGGTCAGCTTCGATCTATTATCATTGGATGGGATATCCATCTTGATCACAGATGTCCATCCAGGTCCCTTCAGGTTCGGCAGCTATGATCTCCCCTTCAGGATACTCGAAGAGCTGGATTCACTAGGGTATGGCTCCATTTTCCTGAGGAGGGCTTGCTCCCACGAGAGGGATCTGCCCTCAAGGGAGTCCGTAGAGAGGCTCCTGATGGAGATCTCCTCCTGTCACCAGGCTCATGGTTGCTGTATTGGGAAGCTTGTCTACGAGCGATCGGATCACTTCGAGGTGACCGCTCAGAGGATCTGTGATTTTATTATGTTTACTGTTTCTGGAAATCCTATAAGAAGTTTTGAGGATATTCCGAAAAACTTTGAGATTATTTTATCAAGATTGCTGGGAATGAGCACCCCGATAGTTGATAGGCATGACTCACTGCTGGAAGAGTGGTACGTCAGGGCCCTACCTGGGACCGATCTAGGAGAGGAGCTCACAGATGTTCTTCTGAAAGCCGGAAGGATTGCTATCACCTCCGAGTGTTATAGGGAAGTTTTAGTCGGATTCTCCAGATCAAATCCGGGATGGAGATCTGTTGGGAGAGGGGGAATGAGAGCTTTAAGCATCTCCTTAGGAGGGGAAATCGTTACCTATCTCTCGATAGACTCTAACAACATGGTCCCCGAGCTCAGGGACCTGCTGCATCTCAACTCGGTCGAGGGAACGCGGCTCATAGTGTGCACCACGGACACCCATGAGACTTTATCGACAAAGTTAACTTACAATGCGCTCGGCTCCGAGTGCGGAGGGGATCCCGACTGCTTAGCTAGGATGGCCGAGCAGATCAAGGATCTAGTGAGGGAATCCATGAGGAATATGAGGAGCGCCGAAGTGAGGCACTGCAGAGGATCCCTGGAACTGCCTCTGTTGGGGGAGGAGAACCTAGCATCCCTGGCCTCCCTCATGAGGTTCAGCTCGATTGCGAGGAGACTCCTACTCATCTCATTCCTCCCACAACTCCTCGTACTCCTCATATTGTTCTTCCTATTTTGA
- a CDS encoding DUF504 domain-containing protein: MRKGEIRLILESMIWDARNRREDYRILFRDRGMPNDISEVRGDEIEVKSDRIVLRDGREIPQHRIVAIWRGDELLYSRGGSSNF, encoded by the coding sequence GTGAGAAAAGGCGAGATCCGCCTGATCCTTGAGTCGATGATATGGGATGCCAGGAACAGGAGGGAAGATTACAGGATACTCTTCAGAGATAGGGGCATGCCCAACGACATCAGCGAAGTCCGAGGGGATGAGATAGAAGTTAAATCGGACAGAATAGTGCTGAGAGATGGAAGGGAGATACCCCAACATAGGATAGTGGCGATATGGAGGGGTGATGAACTGCTCTACTCGAGGGGGGGTTCATCGAACTTTTAG
- a CDS encoding Lrp/AsnC family transcriptional regulator, translating to MPRVKGITAKEIEILRKLVENGRVTFTQVSRDLGMSPAGVMKKVRKLEDLGIIKGYTAIVDHAKLGKGSKYIILLEVEPGKHSEVAKKIASMLEDNILEVHEITGQYDVIVKAIAGSQQELNEILRKIQTIPGVRDTNTSLVLDTTKERPSIVPSEIPGITKKGS from the coding sequence ATGCCTAGAGTGAAGGGGATCACGGCTAAGGAGATAGAGATCCTGAGGAAGTTGGTCGAGAACGGGAGAGTAACCTTCACTCAGGTATCCAGGGATCTCGGGATGAGCCCGGCTGGTGTGATGAAGAAGGTCAGGAAGCTCGAAGATCTCGGTATAATCAAGGGGTACACCGCTATAGTGGATCACGCGAAGCTCGGCAAGGGCAGCAAATATATAATTTTGCTCGAGGTCGAGCCAGGGAAGCACAGCGAGGTGGCGAAGAAGATAGCCTCAATGTTGGAGGATAACATACTGGAGGTCCACGAGATAACGGGACAATACGACGTAATAGTTAAAGCAATTGCAGGAAGCCAGCAGGAATTGAACGAGATATTGAGGAAGATACAGACGATACCCGGGGTGAGGGACACGAACACCTCGCTGGTCTTGGACACGACGAAGGAGAGGCCCTCCATAGTTCCCTCAGAGATACCCGGTATAACCAAGAAGGGATCATAG
- a CDS encoding disulfide bond formation protein B: MNSHKSIMLLGISLAIVGEIISFYTEYVLLVSPCFACYVLRYSYLSLIGLQLISMRWRKLTMLTVMLSAFIVLVSLNGVLGYMNYTSSPCIEACPYEGDLSIGFRLFSLSLVGGVVELLLMLQALRLARRGVG; encoded by the coding sequence ATGAACTCCCATAAGAGCATCATGCTCCTGGGAATATCGCTCGCGATCGTCGGAGAAATCATAAGTTTTTATACGGAGTACGTTTTGTTGGTTAGTCCATGCTTCGCATGCTACGTTTTGAGGTATAGCTACCTCTCCTTGATTGGCTTACAGCTGATATCGATGAGATGGAGGAAGCTGACCATGTTGACCGTGATGCTGTCCGCATTCATAGTTTTGGTGTCCCTTAACGGGGTATTAGGTTACATGAACTACACTTCTAGCCCCTGCATCGAGGCATGCCCTTACGAAGGGGATCTCAGTATAGGCTTCAGGCTATTCTCCCTCTCGCTGGTCGGCGGGGTGGTGGAGCTCCTCTTGATGCTGCAGGCCCTGAGGCTGGCTCGCAGGGGAGTGGGGTAG
- a CDS encoding metallophosphoesterase → MRILALSDVHAPVFLKELREAFSDCGTADLLLLAGDIVDRGRIEYYGEVVDILSSTGAKMIAVFGNDEFDDLKDELRRNLTRVSFLDDERAILRIDDIMVGVVGSRGSLELPTVWQRRKIPNIDKIYEERVIILGEMLKELRGKVDITILLTHYATTTRTLRGENPRAWRYLGHRGFEKYLQDGLVDIAVHGHSHNGTRSAVVGRATVYNVAFPLWRKVVEISPKWRLTMEEYFER, encoded by the coding sequence ATGAGGATACTGGCTTTGTCCGACGTGCATGCTCCGGTCTTCCTAAAGGAGCTGAGGGAAGCTTTCAGCGACTGTGGAACAGCGGATCTCCTTCTGCTAGCGGGAGACATAGTGGACAGGGGAAGGATAGAGTACTACGGCGAGGTGGTGGACATACTGTCTAGCACAGGTGCCAAGATGATCGCCGTGTTCGGGAATGACGAGTTCGATGATCTGAAGGATGAGTTAAGAAGAAACTTAACGAGGGTGTCCTTTCTAGACGATGAGAGAGCCATCCTGAGGATAGATGATATAATGGTGGGGGTAGTTGGCTCCAGGGGTAGTCTCGAGCTCCCCACAGTCTGGCAGAGGAGGAAAATACCAAACATAGATAAGATTTATGAAGAGAGAGTGATTATATTAGGAGAAATGCTTAAGGAATTAAGAGGTAAAGTTGATATCACAATACTACTCACTCATTACGCCACGACTACGAGGACCCTTAGGGGGGAGAATCCCAGGGCGTGGAGGTATTTGGGCCACAGGGGATTTGAGAAATACCTGCAGGATGGTTTAGTGGATATAGCGGTACACGGCCACTCCCATAACGGAACCAGATCCGCCGTCGTTGGAAGGGCCACCGTTTATAACGTGGCCTTCCCTCTCTGGAGGAAGGTTGTGGAAATCTCACCCAAGTGGAGGTTGACCATGGAAGAGTACTTCGAGAGGTGA
- a CDS encoding divalent-cation tolerance protein CutA encodes MLRILITTVENLEQAERLSNEILERKLAGCVSMFPVISKYWWEGKIERSNEIMLLIKTHQALIRDLIDFIEERHPYEVPEILVLPVDVAGEDYLRWMEDVTLRKAADADR; translated from the coding sequence TTGCTGAGGATCCTAATAACGACTGTTGAGAATCTAGAACAGGCTGAGAGACTGTCTAATGAGATATTGGAGCGTAAATTAGCTGGTTGCGTTTCCATGTTTCCCGTGATCAGTAAGTACTGGTGGGAAGGGAAGATTGAGAGATCTAATGAGATCATGCTCCTGATAAAGACCCATCAGGCCCTTATAAGGGATCTCATCGACTTCATAGAGGAGAGGCATCCTTATGAGGTTCCGGAGATCTTAGTGCTACCTGTAGATGTCGCTGGCGAGGATTACCTGAGGTGGATGGAGGATGTCACGCTACGAAAGGCAGCTGATGCTGATAGGTGA
- a CDS encoding ABC transporter ATP-binding protein, whose product MDSEFVYEISNLRKVYGNKGNYVEALRGINLYVRRGEFLAIMGPSGSGKTTLLSIMGLLTRPTSGSLRILGMDLESLNDKQMTMLRRKTIGFIFQTFNLVPWLTAAENVELALAVGEYKGDRKRRIMELLESVGLKGRENHKPSELSGGEQQRVAIARALANNPSIILADEPTGNLDSASGMQVMEILRRLANEGRTIVMVTHNQAIAEMCDRIVRIRDGVIVGEVIPGVRA is encoded by the coding sequence ATGGACTCGGAGTTCGTCTACGAGATAAGTAACTTGAGGAAGGTATACGGGAACAAGGGAAACTACGTGGAGGCTCTCAGAGGGATAAACCTATACGTAAGGAGGGGGGAGTTCCTAGCCATAATGGGACCATCGGGTAGCGGGAAAACCACCCTCCTGAGCATAATGGGCCTCCTGACGAGACCCACCTCGGGCAGCTTGAGGATCCTAGGCATGGATCTGGAATCGTTGAACGATAAGCAGATGACCATGTTGAGGAGAAAGACAATAGGATTCATCTTTCAGACGTTCAATCTGGTTCCCTGGCTCACAGCTGCTGAGAACGTTGAACTAGCTCTGGCCGTAGGTGAGTACAAGGGCGACAGGAAGAGGAGGATCATGGAGCTGCTTGAGAGCGTGGGTCTCAAGGGTAGGGAGAATCACAAGCCATCCGAACTATCGGGAGGGGAGCAGCAGAGGGTGGCCATAGCTAGGGCGCTCGCGAATAACCCATCCATAATATTAGCAGATGAGCCGACTGGGAACTTAGACTCCGCATCGGGTATGCAGGTCATGGAGATACTCAGGAGGCTGGCGAACGAGGGGAGAACGATAGTTATGGTGACCCATAATCAAGCTATAGCTGAGATGTGCGATAGGATCGTGAGGATAAGGGATGGTGTTATAGTGGGGGAGGTGATACCAGGTGTCAGGGCATAG
- a CDS encoding pyruvate ferredoxin oxidoreductase (catalyzes the formation of acetyl-CoA from pyruvate and coenzyme A) — MSTWRPDIKELARKEMQTRPFESGHRLCAGCGAPIIIRQIMMAARKPVVFVNATGCVEVATSIFPYTSWNVPWAHNAFENAAAVGSGIEAARKKLFMAKRFENDPDVELDYDVVVLGGDGGTYDIGLQAISGAFERGDKILYVLYDNEAYMNTGIQRSGGTPFGARTTTTPVGSVIKGKVQFKKPIVDIMVAHRIPYAATVSSAYWNDALVKFRKGFEAEGPVFIHAFSTCPLGWGSETAETVKIMKLAVETCVFPLYEVENGQYKLTGPSLAIAKNPDRKKPVEEYLKLQARFRHMFRPENKWMLERFQEWVDREWELLLKKAGF; from the coding sequence ATGTCCACGTGGAGACCGGACATCAAGGAGCTCGCGAGGAAGGAGATGCAGACTAGACCCTTCGAGTCAGGTCATAGGCTCTGTGCTGGCTGTGGGGCTCCAATCATAATTAGGCAGATAATGATGGCCGCCAGGAAGCCGGTGGTCTTCGTTAACGCGACCGGCTGCGTTGAGGTGGCCACCTCGATATTCCCATACACGTCTTGGAACGTTCCCTGGGCTCATAATGCGTTTGAGAACGCGGCTGCGGTGGGATCTGGGATAGAGGCCGCTAGAAAGAAGCTCTTCATGGCTAAGAGGTTTGAGAATGATCCCGACGTGGAGCTGGATTACGACGTGGTCGTGCTCGGTGGAGATGGCGGTACGTATGATATAGGACTTCAAGCGATATCCGGGGCTTTTGAGAGAGGTGACAAGATCCTCTACGTCCTATACGATAATGAGGCATACATGAACACGGGCATCCAGAGATCCGGCGGCACCCCCTTCGGGGCCAGGACCACGACGACCCCAGTAGGGAGTGTCATAAAGGGGAAGGTTCAGTTCAAGAAGCCCATAGTTGACATAATGGTGGCCCACAGGATACCTTACGCTGCAACAGTCTCCTCTGCCTACTGGAACGACGCGCTGGTGAAGTTCAGGAAGGGATTTGAGGCCGAGGGACCGGTATTCATACACGCGTTCTCCACCTGCCCGCTGGGCTGGGGCTCTGAGACTGCGGAGACCGTCAAGATAATGAAGTTAGCGGTTGAGACATGCGTCTTCCCGCTTTATGAGGTTGAGAATGGACAGTACAAGTTGACAGGTCCCAGCCTGGCTATAGCGAAGAATCCAGATAGGAAGAAGCCTGTTGAGGAGTACTTAAAGCTGCAGGCCAGGTTCAGGCACATGTTCAGACCCGAGAACAAGTGGATGCTCGAGAGGTTCCAAGAGTGGGTGGACAGGGAATGGGAGCTCCTCCTCAAGAAGGCTGGATTTTAA
- a CDS encoding ABC transporter permease, which produces MRLIDIIKFSLKALRSRRRRTYLTLLGIFLGVLTLTAVTSYAAGYGAAIQKIIKGGSLRVIYLIPRETSFTEFDLAKISTMDGVETVMPMIRMFGELSVMGQNLRASIVGFDVNYVEELFPDLRLQFGDWPVDQAEQAMILGSKILDQISIDDAADLIGLNVRMTFGRGLFSQGLSVRGTIYGIIAPYGTSIMTDVDSSILVPLDYAMRMYQSFYGRRDYPTLVIIVDDVGNIDLVLNELRNEYGDAAYPIAMRDLQRVLDTIVNMSILALGSIAAMTIVVASVGIMNAMYTAVTERTRIIGVMRAMGASQTEVMMSFLFEGIIMSTAAILSGMAAGYLGAMLLAGLISMYLSGGSFSIGPGGRGGAAQGQGIGLSVTPVLPLEYALIIAGVTLLITLLGALPPARQAAKLEPAKALRFE; this is translated from the coding sequence TTGAGGCTGATTGATATAATCAAGTTCTCACTCAAGGCTCTGAGGAGCAGGAGGAGGAGAACCTATCTCACCCTGCTGGGCATTTTTCTGGGCGTCCTGACGCTTACAGCGGTTACATCTTACGCTGCTGGCTACGGGGCGGCTATACAGAAGATAATAAAGGGAGGGAGCCTGAGGGTGATTTACCTGATCCCTCGCGAGACCTCATTCACGGAGTTCGATCTAGCCAAGATAAGCACGATGGACGGCGTCGAGACCGTGATGCCCATGATAAGGATGTTCGGTGAGCTGAGCGTGATGGGCCAAAACTTAAGGGCCAGCATAGTGGGCTTCGATGTGAACTACGTAGAGGAACTCTTCCCGGATCTGAGGCTTCAGTTTGGCGATTGGCCGGTGGATCAGGCGGAACAGGCGATGATCTTGGGGAGCAAGATCCTCGATCAGATCTCCATCGATGATGCCGCGGATCTCATAGGGTTGAACGTCAGAATGACATTCGGTAGGGGACTTTTCAGTCAGGGATTGAGTGTGAGGGGGACGATATATGGCATAATAGCTCCCTACGGCACTTCCATAATGACCGATGTTGACAGCTCAATACTCGTTCCGTTGGATTACGCGATGAGGATGTACCAAAGTTTCTACGGCAGGAGGGACTATCCCACGCTCGTCATAATAGTCGATGACGTTGGCAACATAGATCTCGTGTTGAATGAGCTGAGGAATGAATACGGGGATGCAGCTTATCCCATAGCTATGAGAGACCTTCAGAGAGTCCTAGACACAATAGTGAACATGTCGATACTCGCTCTGGGATCCATAGCCGCGATGACCATAGTTGTCGCCTCAGTGGGAATAATGAACGCGATGTACACGGCTGTGACCGAGAGGACGAGGATAATAGGGGTTATGAGGGCCATGGGGGCATCCCAAACGGAGGTGATGATGTCATTCCTCTTCGAGGGGATAATCATGAGCACCGCAGCGATACTCTCGGGAATGGCGGCTGGTTACCTAGGCGCTATGCTATTAGCTGGGCTGATATCGATGTACCTGAGCGGGGGAAGCTTCAGCATAGGACCGGGTGGTAGGGGAGGAGCCGCGCAGGGGCAGGGCATCGGCCTGTCCGTGACGCCCGTCCTACCCCTGGAGTACGCTCTCATAATAGCCGGCGTGACCCTGCTGATAACGTTACTCGGGGCATTACCACCAGCGCGTCAAGCTGCGAAGCTGGAGCCAGCCAAAGCTCTGAGATTCGAGTGA